From Paraflavitalea devenefica, the proteins below share one genomic window:
- a CDS encoding sensor histidine kinase — MKVWNKAGNGRSDSNTQHLWLILAAGIPIFLTADFYVSALMNRNSEQIAFLITIYILIGVYIGRYVSQIWINKYRVVPRWIFILFIVLMLACTIIVFIVAGLTITGSKHFMGFLFLGLPLLILSISTGILIKLVRTTVKNQLQDARVTAEQSQSELKLLQSQLSPHFLFNTLNNIYGISLSRHENVPPLLLKLSDLLRYSVYDAREQFVPLVNELEYMHNYIDFEKIRIGEKLQLVTELEYHIDPKIKIAPLLLIVFIENAFKHAKNTTEQEVFIDIKLKIWGKKILFAVKNSSNGVRDEKSILGNNSGFGLDNVTKRLELLYPREHDLQIIEEDGFYSVMLQLKVK; from the coding sequence ATGAAGGTTTGGAATAAAGCAGGAAATGGGCGGTCTGATTCGAATACACAGCACCTGTGGTTGATCCTTGCGGCAGGCATTCCCATCTTCCTGACCGCCGATTTCTATGTAAGTGCGCTTATGAACAGGAACTCAGAGCAGATTGCTTTTCTCATCACCATTTATATCCTGATAGGTGTTTATATAGGACGTTACGTATCCCAGATATGGATCAACAAATACCGCGTGGTTCCCCGGTGGATTTTTATACTATTTATTGTGCTCATGCTTGCCTGTACGATCATCGTGTTCATAGTTGCCGGGCTTACGATCACCGGTAGCAAGCATTTTATGGGCTTTTTATTTTTAGGATTGCCGTTGTTGATATTAAGTATTTCAACAGGCATTCTTATTAAACTGGTGCGTACCACTGTCAAGAACCAGTTGCAGGATGCCCGGGTTACTGCCGAACAAAGCCAGAGTGAACTTAAGTTGCTGCAAAGCCAGTTGAGTCCGCATTTCCTGTTCAATACACTGAATAATATTTATGGTATTTCCTTATCGCGGCACGAAAATGTGCCCCCTTTATTGTTAAAGCTGTCTGACCTGCTTCGTTATTCAGTATATGACGCACGGGAGCAGTTTGTGCCGCTGGTGAATGAACTGGAGTACATGCACAATTATATAGACTTTGAGAAAATACGGATCGGGGAGAAGTTGCAGTTGGTTACTGAATTGGAATATCATATTGATCCGAAAATAAAGATAGCGCCACTGTTGTTGATCGTGTTCATTGAGAACGCCTTCAAGCATGCGAAGAACACCACGGAACAGGAGGTTTTCATAGATATTAAACTGAAGATATGGGGTAAAAAGATATTGTTTGCTGTTAAAAATTCAAGTAACGGTGTGCGGGATGAAAAGAGTATCTTGGGTAATAATAGCGGCTTTGGTCTGGACAATGTTACAAAAAGGCTGGAGCTGTTATACCCCAGAGAGCATGACCTGCAAATAATAGAGGAAGATGGGTTTTATAGTGTCATGCTGCAGTTAAAAGTGAAGTGA
- a CDS encoding LytR/AlgR family response regulator transcription factor, with product MNRFNCLIADDEPIAREIIQGYCNHLPVLNVVAACANALEAKAVLQEQPIDILFLDINMPVLDGIAFLKTVKDPPQVIFTTAYKEYALNAFDLAACDYLLKPFSLDRFIVAVDKAINQLNKPVPPSIGGPVEVRGEDFTFIRTDSKIYKVLYSHILYAEANGNYTKIVMLQHTLMPGMTFSAIEQQLPRSLFIRVHRSFIVNKAAISHIEGNRVYIGKTEIPIGSNYKDDFLKQLGL from the coding sequence ATGAACAGGTTTAATTGCCTCATTGCGGATGATGAGCCCATCGCCCGGGAAATAATCCAGGGTTATTGTAATCATTTACCTGTGCTGAACGTAGTGGCTGCCTGCGCCAATGCCCTTGAAGCCAAAGCAGTACTGCAAGAGCAACCTATTGATATTCTCTTCCTGGATATCAATATGCCGGTACTGGATGGCATTGCTTTTCTGAAAACAGTCAAAGACCCTCCGCAGGTAATATTTACCACTGCCTATAAGGAATATGCCTTGAACGCTTTCGACCTGGCAGCCTGCGATTACCTGCTGAAGCCGTTTTCCCTCGACCGGTTTATTGTAGCAGTAGATAAAGCTATCAATCAGTTGAACAAACCTGTTCCGCCTTCTATTGGCGGTCCGGTAGAGGTCAGAGGAGAGGACTTTACGTTTATCAGGACCGATAGTAAGATCTATAAAGTTTTATACAGCCATATTCTTTATGCGGAAGCTAATGGCAATTATACCAAAATTGTGATGCTGCAACATACGCTGATGCCGGGCATGACATTCTCCGCTATTGAGCAACAATTACCTCGTTCCTTATTCATCCGGGTGCACCGCTCCTTCATCGTGAACAAAGCGGCCATTTCCCATATAGAAGGCAACAGGGTATACATTGGTAAAACAGAGATCCCCATCGGCAGTAATTACAAAGACGATTTCCTGAAGCAGTTGGGGCTTTAA